The genomic interval GTTCACTTCCTCAAAGACACGCATAAAGTTTCCTCCCCATATTTTTCTTATTTCTTCTTTGTTATAACCTCGTTTAACCAGCTCCAGTGTGATATTTCCTAATTCCGAAACATCATAGCATCCGTCAACACCACCGCCGCCGTCGAAGTCGGTTCCAATGCCGATGTGGTCTATCCCCGCTACTTTTACAATGTGGTCTATATGATCTACAACATCACTTACATTAGCTAATTTGGGAGGGAAATCAATGTCGAGTTGATGCCAGTCTCTCATAGCTGCCTTTCGTTCTTTTTCAGTGTACTTTTCCCAGTGAGAATGTGTTTTTCTAAATGCTGTTCTCGCACTGTCGCGTGTTGGTGTCTGGGATACCTTTTTTACATAATCGCTTAAAATACACATTTGTATAACACCGCCGTTTTTGGCTAACTCCTTTAGCATGTCATCGTTTAAGTTACGTGCATTGTCACATAGAGCCCTTGCACATGAATGTGAGGCAATAACAGGCGAATTGCTCAATTTTATTACATCGTAAAAGGCTGAATCTGAAGCGTGTGAAATATCAACTAGCATCCCCAGTTTGTTCATGCGTTTTACAACTTCCTCACCGAACTCTGATAAGCCATTGTATTCTGCTCCTTTTTTATCTGTCGAAGAATCGGCAATGTCATTATTGCTTGTATGTACCAAAGTTAAATACCTTGCGCCCTTTTCGTAGAAATAGTTAATGTTGTCAGGATCATTACCTATTGGGTATCCATTTTCTATGCCGAAATAAATGGCTCTTTTTCCCTGTTTCTCTAAAGAATAACCCTGTTGTGGGTTAAATGCTATTTCTACTTTGTCGTGGTAGGGCTCGATAGCTTTGTTGGTAGCCTCGAAAATTTGTTCGGCTCTTTCGAATGCCTGTTGATGACCTAAGCTGTCTCTTTCTCCCTGTCCGATAAAAACAGCAAAGAAAGCAGCATCCAGACCACCTTTTTCCATTCTTGGAATATCTATTTTACCCCCTCCGTTTCGTGCATCATGTTCTACACCTAAATCAAAATCATTTGACATAAAATTTAAGGGTGTGTCGGTGTGGGAATCTATTGTGAAAACTTCCTGATGGATTTTTGCAGCCTTTTCTTCAAGACTTTCGCTTTTACATGACCACAGTCCCAAGATGATTGCTGTAGTAACTATTTGAATAAATTTCATTGGTTTGTTAGTTCTGTTATTATGCAGGTTGAATTATTTTCTAAATATAGATATTTCCTGTTCGTTGTTTGTAATGTGTTGCTTATTAATTTTTGAGACAGTCTTTTGCTTTTCACCCTGTAGCCCCTTACCTTTATAGTGATAGTTTGAGGACATGCAGGAAAGTGATAAATATATCGCCCAAAGGGAGAGTTTAGTGTACAATCTTAAGTTCAAAGGTATTACTGATCCCTATGTTTTGGATGCATTATTGAAGGTTCCAAGACAGTATTTTATGTCGCCCGAATTCAGGAAGTTTTCATATTCAGACGATGCTTTTCCTATAGAGGAGGGGCAGACAATTTCACAGCCCTTTACAGTTGCTTATCAGACTCAACTGTTGAATATTCAACCCGGAGACAAGGTTCTGGAAATAGGTACCGGTTCGGGATATCAGGCCGCTGTTTTAATTGCGATGAAAGCAAGAGTTTTTACTTTGGAAAGAATAGAGAAGCTGCATGTTAATGCAAAATCCGTTCTGGAAAAACTTGATATGTTACCGGAATATATGTCGTTCGACGATGGTTGTGAAGGCTTAGCTGAATATGCTCCCTTCGATAAAATAATTGTTACGGCTGCTACAGCTGTGCTGCCTGTGGCCCTAAAAGAACAATTAAAAATCGGGGGATTGATTGTTGCACCAATTGGTGTAAATGTTCAGGATATGACCGTTTACGAAAAATTATCTTTGAGGGAATTTAGCATAAGAAGGTATGATCAATTCCGTTTTGTGCCATTGAAAAAGGATAAAAAACCCTTGTAAAAAAGGATAAAAAACAAGAAAACTTTGAAAAACATTATAGTTTTCAAAGTTTTCTTAGTAATTTAATATATTGAAAAACAACAGTTAAAGTTTTTAATATCTATAGTAGTCAGGTTTAAAAGGTCCTTTTACATCAACCCCGATATATTTCGCCTGTTCTTCGTTTAACACATCCAATTCAACTCCTAATTTTGCCAGATGTAGCTCTGCAACTTTCTCATCGAGGTGTTTTGGAAGTGTGTAAACTTTGTTTTCGTATTTGTCTGAATCCTTCCAAAGTTCGATTTGTGCCAGAGTCTGGTTTGTGAATGAGTTCGACATTACAAACGACGGATGACCGGTTGCACATCCGAGATTGACAAGTCTTCCTTCGGCAAGAATAATTATCTCTTTATCATCTACTGTATATTTGTCAACCTGAGGTTTGATGTTCAATTTTGAATTTCCATAGTTGTCGTTCAGCCATGCCATATCTATTTCATTATCGAAATGGCCAATATTTGCAACTACACATTTGTCCTTCATTGCTAGGAAAGATTCTTTTGTAATTACATCTTTATTTCCGGTAGCCGTTATAACTATGTCGGCATCGGCAATGGCATTTTCCATTTTTCTTACTTCATAACCCTCCATCGCTGCCTGTAAGGCACAAATAGGGTCTATTTCGGTTACTATTACCCTGGCTCCCGCACCGCTGAAAGAAGCTGCTGTTCCTTTTCCAACATCGCCATATCCGGCAACCACCACAACTTTTCCTGCGATCATCAGGTCTGTAGCTCTTCTTATTCCGTCAACTGCCGATTCGCGGGTCCCGTATTTGTTGTCGAATTTCGACTTGGTAACAGAATCGTTAACATTTATTGCCGGTATAGGAAGAGTATTATTTTTCTCTCTTTCGTAAAGTCTGTGTACGCCGGTGGTTGTTTCTTCCGATAAACCTTTCACACCCGGAACAAGTTCCGGATATCTGTCCAGAACCATATTTGTAAGGTCACCGCCATCGTCTAAAATAAGGCTAAGTGGCAGTTTTTCTTCCCCGAAGAACAGTGTCTGTTCTATGGCCCAGTCGAATTCTTCCTCATTCATTCCTTTCCAGGCATAGACCTGTATTCCGGTTTCGGCAATTGCTGCTGCAGCGTGATCCTGAGTAGAAAATATATTACACGAACTCCATGTAACATCAGCGCCAAGGGCAACTAATGTTTCAATAAGAACTGCTGTTTGGATGGTCATGTGCAGACACCCTGCAATTCTTGCTCCTTTTAAGGGCTGTTCGTCTTTGTATTCTTCTCTCAAAGACATTAATCCGGGCATCTCTGCTTCGGCAAGTTTAATTTCTTCTCTTCCCCATGCAGCCAAAGAAATATCTTTAACTTTATATGGGAAATATGATTTAACTTCGCTGTTCATTTGTGTCAGTTTTTAGGTTGGTTAAAAAATTGAATTTCAAATATAACATTTTTTAATATTGATATTTCGTATAGATGCCTGTATATAAGAAAAATATAATTAATAATGATTCAATTCTTCTTATTTGGAAGATTGAGGAGGACTATCCGGCTCTTATGAATAGTCTTGAGTTAAGTAAAGAATCTATCGATAAAATACATTCATTTTCCTCGGATAAACGAAAAGTAGAATTTTTATCAACCCGAAAACTTCTTCGGGAAGCCGGTTATTCGGATACCGATTTAACTTATAACTCTGATGGGGCTCCATTGTTAATAAACAGTAATATTTCAATATCGCATACACGTAATTATGTGGCTGTTTTTATAAGTTCTGATAGAGTAGGAGTTGACCTTGAAAGAAAAAGGGAGCAACTTTTTCGTATATCGCACAAGTTTATAAACAAGGCGGAGGAAAAAATATTTGATACAGCTTCTCTTGAAATGCTTTCGATACTGTGGAGCTGTAAAGAGGCTATGTTTAAGTTGTGCAAAAGAGCAGGAATAGATTTTAAGGAAAATCTTATGGTAACGAAAGTAGATATTGAAAACAAGATTTTAGAAGGAGAAATTTTATTTGATGATTTAAAAACAAAAGTAAAAGGTTCATTGGATATTTTTGATAATCACACTTTGGTATATTTAATGAATGATTAAATTTGCTGCAAATCTTTAATCTCTGATTTTTGAGTATACTCGACGAAATAACAAAATCTAAAAATCTAAATAAGAAGCAGCTTGCTGTTTTAATAGATCCTGATAAACTTAATGCTGAAGAGTTAATTAGTCTTATCGGAAAGATAAAAAAATCTCCGATAAATTTCATTCTGGTTGGCGGGAGTTTACTGAGTTCCGATCAGATGGATAAATTTATAGGGATAATTAAGGATAATATTTCTATTCCGGTGATTATATTTCCGGGGAGTGTACATCAGATTTCGCATAAAGCTGATGGAATTTTATTCTTATCACTTATTTCCGGAAGAAATCCAGAGTTTTTAATCGGTAGTCAGGTTGTTGCTGCCCCGCTTTTGAAAAGAACAAATCTGGAGGTTTTATCAACAGGATACATTTTAGTTGACAGTGGAGTACAAACTACTGCTTCATATATAAGTAATACTACTCCTTTGCCCAGGAATAAGGCCGATATTGCCGTAGCTACCGCACTTGCGAGTGAGATGATAGGTCATAAACTCTTGTATCTCGATGGTGGAAGTGGAGCTAAACTTGAAGTCCCTAAAGAAATGATTTCAGCAGTTGAAAAGAATATTGATATTCCATTGATAGTAGGAGGAGGAATAAACACTAAAGAAAAACTGGAAACTGCTTTTAACTACGGGGCCGATATCGTAGTTATAGGAACTGCTATAGAGAGAAATCCTGAGTTTTTGGATGATATTTCGGATGTTATGAGCTGAAAAAACTTGGGTTTATCCATGACAACCTTGTTTCTTAACCGCGAAGGTCGCAAAGTAAAGCGCTAAGTTTCGCAAAGTATTTTTGCGTTACGTTGCGGTTAATTTTTTTTGTCATCAACTCACCGTGTCTCGGCTCAGCCGATGATTGGAGCTCTTCTAGAAAAACCTGGGTCTACTTAAAAAAGAATTTCGGAAAAGCTTCTTTTGGCTCCTGTTTTAAAACGTGTAGTTTAAAGTTCGAAATCAGGAATCCGTAGCCATATGAAGTAAATTGAATAAGAGATGTTAGTACGGACATCCCTGCAATTTTTACTGATTTAGTCTGTGATAAAGCCGAACTGAAAATCAACAACAGGTATATTAAAACTGTTAATATTGGTAATTGACAAATTGGGCTTACAATAGTTGAAGCCAGCAGGTAAAAGCTAAATATTGTTGGAAACCAAAAAGTAATTTTCCCGGTTCCTTTGTGCCACTGTGAAAGTATGGGACGTACTACCCCAAATTTATAAACCTGCATTCGGAAAGAGCTCCACGATATTCTTCGTTTGTGAAATACTTTGGCATTTGGAATAAGAGCTGTTTCATAGCCTGCTTCCCAAATTCTGAAGGTCAGATCGGGATCCTCGCCCGGATGTATTTTTCCATAACCTCCGGTTGCCTCGAAAGCTTCTTTCGAGATACCCATATTGAAGCTCCTTGGCTGAAATTTACCAACCTGTTTTTTCCCTCCGCGAATTCCACCGGTAGTGAGGAAAGATGTCATCGCAAAATTTATAGCTTTCTGTAAATCGCTGAATGATTCATGTGCATCATCAGGCCCGCCGTATGCATGAACATAATTTTCCTGAAGAAATTTATCTGTTTCTATCAGGTAATTTGGAGGCAGGATAACATCGGAATCCAGAACTATAAAGTAATTTCCCCTGGCTCTACTCATTCCGTAGTTTCTGGAGTCACCCGGTCCGGAGTTTTCCTTGAAGAAATATGAAATATTCAGTTCATCTTTGAATTCTTCAATTACAGAATCACTTTTTTCGCTAGAACCATCTTCGATTATTACAATTTCGTAATCACGATCGAATTCAACTTTTTGGAAGCTTTCCAAAAGTTCCCTGATTTCGTTTGGTCGATTATAAACCGGAATAATAAAAGAATAATTCAGCATGAAAATAAGTTTTTGCGAAGATAGGATTTTAGTTCAGAAATGTTGGTATTTCGGGTTTTAAATGGTATTTCTGCCAGGTGCTGAAGCGGCACCGCGCAAATACGAAAAGCTGCTGAAGCTTTGCTTAAAAAAGCGACCCCGGGAGCTCTTTTTGTGCAATAGCCGAAGAGCTTTTTGTATGCGCAGTATAGCGAAAGAACCGTTAAGGCAGCCAAAAAGCAGACATAAAAAAAACCCGACCGAAATACAGTCGAGTTTTAAAATATTATTGAAATAGTTTACTATTCGTTGTTCAGGAAGTTCTCCATTACCTCTTCGCTGATTCCTGTAGTAGCAAAACCTCCGTCGTGGAATAGATTTTGCATAGTAACTTTTTTAGTGAAATCGGAGAACATCATGATTGTATAATCAGCACACTCATCGGCAGTGGCATTTCCAAGTGGCGAAATTTGCTCGGCAAAGTTCAGGAAACCGTCAAAACCTTTCACTCCCGAACCGGCAGTAGTAGGTGTTGGCGACTGAGAAATTGTGTTAACTCTAACTTTTTTATCTTTACCGTAGTAGTAACCAAAACTACGCGCGATAGACTCTAAATAAGATTTATTATCGGCCATATCGTTGTAACCCGGGAAAGTACGTTGAGCTGCGATATAAGAAAGGGCAACAATCGATCCCCATTCGTTTACCGCGTCCATCTTTTTAGCAACACTCATCACTTTGTGAAAAGAAACGGCCGATACATCCCATCCTTTATGAAGGTGATCATAATCGTATTCAGTATAGTGTTTACCTTTTCTTACGTTAACGCTCATTCCGATAGAGTGAAGAACGAAATCGAGTTTTCCTCCTAAAATCTCCATAGATTTTTCGAATAAATTCTCTAAATCTTTAACGCTTGTAGCATCAGCAGGAATAATTTCTGCACCTGTTTTTTCGCCCAATTTATTGATTTCCCCAAATCGCATTGCAATCGGTGCGTTAGTCAGTACGAATTTAGCTCCTTGCTCCATTGCCTTCTCAGCAACTTTCCACGCAATAGAATTTTCGTCAAGGGCTCCAAAAATGATTCCTCTTTTCCCTTCTAAAAGATTATTAGCCATATTTTAAATATTTTTTTTCTGTTTGTTTGAGCGGACAAATATAGTAAAATATTAGAACTAGTATTATTGGTTGTTTTGTGAATAGAATCTTAATATCAGAACTAGTTCTCCTTTAGGGTTTATGAAAAAAAATAAACTCCGGGGTTCATTGAACCACGGAGTTTTTAATACTAGAATCAGGTATTATTTAGCATACATTTATTTAACGGACATTTTCTTTTTCATTTTCTTTGAAAGAGCATCTTTATGAATCATGATGTCCATTGTTTTAAGTCTTACAAAAGCTTCTGAAGCGTAAAAATATCCTTCGTAGTCGTTTCCTTTATCAGACCATGAGTTTTTAACGATGTAATATTTAGTTCCGTTTTGATCTTTTGCAATACCCGTAATGTGCATGCCGTGATCGTCGGTAGTTTGATAGTTATCGAAACCTTTTTGACGCATTTCCTGAGTGATTACTTTTTCATTCACCGGTTGGTCAAATGTATAGAACATCTTTTTTCTCTCTTTCTCCGACATTTCAGACCATTTTGATTGCTCGCTGTCTTTGAGGTTTTCTTTTGTTTCTTCAGGCACAACTGCCACGCCGTTTTTCCATGAGAAACCTTTTTCGCTCACATCGGCAGCCCATGCAATTGTATAACCGTTTTCGAGTGCAGCATCCATAATTTCGATTAATTCATCTACAGGAACGTTCTGTATAGCACCCCACATCCAGTTATCGGGAACTTCAAAAATAAACTCTTCGTAGAAAGGATGGTGAGTAAAAGATCCAATTTCGATATAATTATCGGCGTCTAATTCCAATTCTTCAGCAAATGATTTTGGGCTGTATTTTTTTCCATTGTATTCGAAAGTTTCAGGAACTTCACCTAAATAGGTTTCCAGTGTAGAGAGATAAGCACTTCTCCAGATAGGAGTAAGAGTTTTGTTTTTGTCTTTTACAACTGCATCAACCATTCCTTTTAACATAGCATCTAACTCGCCATGAACGTCTTTATCTGTTCCGTAATTCAATCCCTGGTATGCTTCCTGAGGAACAATACCGTATTTTTGGATCATATTGGTTACATCGTGAAAAGCACCTCCCTGGCCGAAGTTAAGAACACCGTGCATGCGAACATATTTATCAGCTTTTTCTTCGTAAGTATGACGGACAATGAACATTTCCGATAAATTAAATTCACCTTTACCCATTCTCATTAGTTCGGATTCAAGGAAAGAGATTGCGGAATAACTCCAACATGTACCGGCTCTGTTTTGGTTTTTTACAGTAGTAGCATCTAATTGTTTATCAACTGTAAACTGATAGCCTGTTTTTCCGGGTACTACAGCTTCTTTATTTTCTGTATTTTGAGCATAAATACCCCCATACACTGCAAGAGCCATAGCGCTTAATAATATTTTCTTCATTATTGTCTTAATTATTTGTCTTATGAATTATTCGCGGCCAAAGTAAAGATATATAAGGAATGATAATGTTAAAGAAAATATAATAATAGTTGTTTAATAATTATTACCGGAGATCATTTTTTATTAAACCTTGAGAAGTTCTTTGGCATGTAGCATAGCCGACTCACTGATATTGCTACCGCTTAGCATTTTTGCCAGTTCATCAACGCGTTCGCCGTTGTTTAAACGTTGCATTTCTGTTTTGGTAATGCCGTCTTCATCGTGCTTAAACACCTTGTAATGCAGATTTCCTCTACCCGCAATTTGGGGTAGGTGAGTAATGGAAATAACCTGCATCCTGTTGGCCATCACGGTCATTATATTTCCTATTTTATCGGCTATATCGCCCGAAACACCTGTGTCTATTTCATCGAAAATGATAGATGGAAGGTTTTTCTTTTCTGAAAGTATTGTTTTTACTGCCAGCATAACCCTTGAAAGTTCCCCACCGGATGCTACTTTGCCAATATCATCCATTTTTCCTCCTTTATTCGCTGAAAGCATGAACATAACATTATCCTTGCCATCTTTTAAGAGTTTATCAGACTTCGAAAGTTCTATTCCCAATTCGGCGTTTGGCATTCCAAGTTCGCTAAGAATATTTGAAACTTGCTTTACAACTTCCGTAATCTTGCTTTCCCTGCGATTATGAAGCTTGTTGGCAATTGTATTTACAAGTTCAAGAGCATTGTTTTTCCTGCTCATTAATTTGTCTAATTCCTGATCCAGGTTTTCAACTGAATCAACTTCTTTCTGCAGGTTTTCCTGAATCAGCAGTAACTCTTCTATTTTATCGGTGTTGTGCTTTTTTTCCAGGTCGTATATTAGTCGTAGTCTGTCGTTAAGCTCATCAATCAAAGTGGGATTGTATTCTGTTTCCTCTGCAAGATTTTCGATTTCCGAGGCCAGATCATTACTTTCAATTAGCAAGCTCTCAATTCTTTCTAAGAAGCTGTCTAAATTTTTTGAAATGCCACTTAATGAGCTCAATGAAGAACGTAGTTCTGTTAGAGATGCGATTACTCCCATTTGTTCACCATTCATTATCCCGACAGCATTAGACAGTCCTGATTTTATGTCTTCGGCATGGGTTAAAGCCTCGAGTTCTTCTTCTTTTTCTTCTTTCTCCCCGTCTTCCAGATTAGCCTCATTAAGTTCATTTAACAGAAATGAATTATAGTCGTGTGCTTTTATTAATTCTGCCTGCTGTGCCTGCAGCTTTTCGAATTCTTTTTTGGCTTTCTTATATGTTTTGAGTTTACTTTTATATTCTTCAATCAGGTCTGTATTTCCGGCAACAGCATCCAGAACACTCATTTGAAAGTCGGGATCTGATAGTTTCAGAGTTTGGTGTTGAGAATGGATATCGACTAAACTTTCACCTAACAGTTGTAGAGTGTCAAGACGTACCGGTACATCATTCACAAAAGCTCTTGATTTTCCTGAAGGATATATTTCTCTCCTGATTATTGTACTTTTGTCGAAATCCAGATCGTTTTCCTCAAAAAAGCTTTCAAGTCCGTATTGTTCTATGTCGAAATAACCTTCAATTACACATTTCCGGTCATCGCTTCGCAAGCTTTTCGAATCTGCACGCTGACCGAGAATTAAACCTAACGCACCTAAAATAATTGATTTACCAGCACCCGTTTCACCTGTAATAATAGACAGGCCTTTTTCGAATTTCACATTCAAATTGTCGATTAGTGCAAAGTTGTCGATAGTTAAGCTCTTAATCATGATTGATTTAGATTATTAATGATTGTTTTATCGGAGGCGGTAAAGGTATGTTATTACAGCAATAAGAGAAAAGCATTTTTTGATGATTATTCTACTCTGCTAAAATCCTGTAAAGTTCCTTGTTCAAGTAATAATGATGCCCGCTTATTGTCTTTCGTTCCAGGATTCCCAATGTTGTCATTTGATTCAGGTATTTCCTGGCAGTATTTTCAGAGTATATTTTGGAACTTGTGAGATGTTTAACTCTTGTAAAGGGTTGAATAAAAATGGCCTCTATGATTTCTTTTGGTTTACGGATTTTGGTATCGCGCGTTATTGTTTCCATAATAGTTTCCTGAGCGTCAATAATATCATTTATTTTATTGAAAGTAATTATGGATGTAATCTGAATCGCTTTTAGGATATATATAATCCATTCTTTCCATTCTCCTCTTTGTGAAACTCCTGCAAGTCTGGAATAGTAATTTGATTTGTGTTCAAGAATAAACCTGCTTAAATATAGTATAGGTAAATCCAGCATTCCTTTTGATGTAAGGTAATGAATGTTGAAAATTCGACCTATTCTCCCGTTGCCATCACTAAACGGGTGTATTGCCTCAAATTGAAAATGAGCAATTGTCATTTTGATAAGGGGATCTATTCCATCTTCGTCATTATTAATAAATTCGATTAGATTATCAATTTTTTCTTCTATTACTCCTTTTCCCCTTGGTGGAGTATAAACAGTTTTGCCTGTATTTGGTCCTGTACCGGCTTGTCGGATGATTATTTTTGAGATAGGCTTTCTAAACCCTTCACCGCTTTGTTTAACTATGCTATAGAGGATTTTGAAATATTCTGAATCAAATACGGTATGTTTTTTTATATAATGATATCCTGTCC from Bacteroidota bacterium carries:
- a CDS encoding dipeptidase; the encoded protein is MKFIQIVTTAIILGLWSCKSESLEEKAAKIHQEVFTIDSHTDTPLNFMSNDFDLGVEHDARNGGGKIDIPRMEKGGLDAAFFAVFIGQGERDSLGHQQAFERAEQIFEATNKAIEPYHDKVEIAFNPQQGYSLEKQGKRAIYFGIENGYPIGNDPDNINYFYEKGARYLTLVHTSNNDIADSSTDKKGAEYNGLSEFGEEVVKRMNKLGMLVDISHASDSAFYDVIKLSNSPVIASHSCARALCDNARNLNDDMLKELAKNGGVIQMCILSDYVKKVSQTPTRDSARTAFRKTHSHWEKYTEKERKAAMRDWHQLDIDFPPKLANVSDVVDHIDHIVKVAGIDHIGIGTDFDGGGGVDGCYDVSELGNITLELVKRGYNKEEIRKIWGGNFMRVFEEVNNKNNTL
- a CDS encoding protein-L-isoaspartate(D-aspartate) O-methyltransferase, with amino-acid sequence MQESDKYIAQRESLVYNLKFKGITDPYVLDALLKVPRQYFMSPEFRKFSYSDDAFPIEEGQTISQPFTVAYQTQLLNIQPGDKVLEIGTGSGYQAAVLIAMKARVFTLERIEKLHVNAKSVLEKLDMLPEYMSFDDGCEGLAEYAPFDKIIVTAATAVLPVALKEQLKIGGLIVAPIGVNVQDMTVYEKLSLREFSIRRYDQFRFVPLKKDKKPL
- the ahcY gene encoding adenosylhomocysteinase; the encoded protein is MNSEVKSYFPYKVKDISLAAWGREEIKLAEAEMPGLMSLREEYKDEQPLKGARIAGCLHMTIQTAVLIETLVALGADVTWSSCNIFSTQDHAAAAIAETGIQVYAWKGMNEEEFDWAIEQTLFFGEEKLPLSLILDDGGDLTNMVLDRYPELVPGVKGLSEETTTGVHRLYEREKNNTLPIPAINVNDSVTKSKFDNKYGTRESAVDGIRRATDLMIAGKVVVVAGYGDVGKGTAASFSGAGARVIVTEIDPICALQAAMEGYEVRKMENAIADADIVITATGNKDVITKESFLAMKDKCVVANIGHFDNEIDMAWLNDNYGNSKLNIKPQVDKYTVDDKEIIILAEGRLVNLGCATGHPSFVMSNSFTNQTLAQIELWKDSDKYENKVYTLPKHLDEKVAELHLAKLGVELDVLNEEQAKYIGVDVKGPFKPDYYRY
- a CDS encoding 4'-phosphopantetheinyl transferase superfamily protein; this encodes MPVYKKNIINNDSILLIWKIEEDYPALMNSLELSKESIDKIHSFSSDKRKVEFLSTRKLLREAGYSDTDLTYNSDGAPLLINSNISISHTRNYVAVFISSDRVGVDLERKREQLFRISHKFINKAEEKIFDTASLEMLSILWSCKEAMFKLCKRAGIDFKENLMVTKVDIENKILEGEILFDDLKTKVKGSLDIFDNHTLVYLMND
- a CDS encoding geranylgeranylglyceryl/heptaprenylglyceryl phosphate synthase; this translates as MSILDEITKSKNLNKKQLAVLIDPDKLNAEELISLIGKIKKSPINFILVGGSLLSSDQMDKFIGIIKDNISIPVIIFPGSVHQISHKADGILFLSLISGRNPEFLIGSQVVAAPLLKRTNLEVLSTGYILVDSGVQTTASYISNTTPLPRNKADIAVATALASEMIGHKLLYLDGGSGAKLEVPKEMISAVEKNIDIPLIVGGGINTKEKLETAFNYGADIVVIGTAIERNPEFLDDISDVMS
- a CDS encoding glycosyltransferase; this encodes MLNYSFIIPVYNRPNEIRELLESFQKVEFDRDYEIVIIEDGSSEKSDSVIEEFKDELNISYFFKENSGPGDSRNYGMSRARGNYFIVLDSDVILPPNYLIETDKFLQENYVHAYGGPDDAHESFSDLQKAINFAMTSFLTTGGIRGGKKQVGKFQPRSFNMGISKEAFEATGGYGKIHPGEDPDLTFRIWEAGYETALIPNAKVFHKRRISWSSFRMQVYKFGVVRPILSQWHKGTGKITFWFPTIFSFYLLASTIVSPICQLPILTVLIYLLLIFSSALSQTKSVKIAGMSVLTSLIQFTSYGYGFLISNFKLHVLKQEPKEAFPKFFFK
- a CDS encoding SDR family oxidoreductase, which gives rise to MANNLLEGKRGIIFGALDENSIAWKVAEKAMEQGAKFVLTNAPIAMRFGEINKLGEKTGAEIIPADATSVKDLENLFEKSMEILGGKLDFVLHSIGMSVNVRKGKHYTEYDYDHLHKGWDVSAVSFHKVMSVAKKMDAVNEWGSIVALSYIAAQRTFPGYNDMADNKSYLESIARSFGYYYGKDKKVRVNTISQSPTPTTAGSGVKGFDGFLNFAEQISPLGNATADECADYTIMMFSDFTKKVTMQNLFHDGGFATTGISEEVMENFLNNE
- a CDS encoding C1 family peptidase; amino-acid sequence: MKKILLSAMALAVYGGIYAQNTENKEAVVPGKTGYQFTVDKQLDATTVKNQNRAGTCWSYSAISFLESELMRMGKGEFNLSEMFIVRHTYEEKADKYVRMHGVLNFGQGGAFHDVTNMIQKYGIVPQEAYQGLNYGTDKDVHGELDAMLKGMVDAVVKDKNKTLTPIWRSAYLSTLETYLGEVPETFEYNGKKYSPKSFAEELELDADNYIEIGSFTHHPFYEEFIFEVPDNWMWGAIQNVPVDELIEIMDAALENGYTIAWAADVSEKGFSWKNGVAVVPEETKENLKDSEQSKWSEMSEKERKKMFYTFDQPVNEKVITQEMRQKGFDNYQTTDDHGMHITGIAKDQNGTKYYIVKNSWSDKGNDYEGYFYASEAFVRLKTMDIMIHKDALSKKMKKKMSVK
- the recN gene encoding DNA repair protein RecN — translated: MIKSLTIDNFALIDNLNVKFEKGLSIITGETGAGKSIILGALGLILGQRADSKSLRSDDRKCVIEGYFDIEQYGLESFFEENDLDFDKSTIIRREIYPSGKSRAFVNDVPVRLDTLQLLGESLVDIHSQHQTLKLSDPDFQMSVLDAVAGNTDLIEEYKSKLKTYKKAKKEFEKLQAQQAELIKAHDYNSFLLNELNEANLEDGEKEEKEEELEALTHAEDIKSGLSNAVGIMNGEQMGVIASLTELRSSLSSLSGISKNLDSFLERIESLLIESNDLASEIENLAEETEYNPTLIDELNDRLRLIYDLEKKHNTDKIEELLLIQENLQKEVDSVENLDQELDKLMSRKNNALELVNTIANKLHNRRESKITEVVKQVSNILSELGMPNAELGIELSKSDKLLKDGKDNVMFMLSANKGGKMDDIGKVASGGELSRVMLAVKTILSEKKNLPSIIFDEIDTGVSGDIADKIGNIMTVMANRMQVISITHLPQIAGRGNLHYKVFKHDEDGITKTEMQRLNNGERVDELAKMLSGSNISESAMLHAKELLKV
- a CDS encoding Fic family protein encodes the protein MMSTLKYSINPDRSKPWNDLPLLPIDKTLHHSVDILEQLGKTKEALGRLMGRAIVIPNQGILINTISLQEAKDSSAIENIFTTHDELYRAFSINSDEEHHNLNAKEVLHYREALWTGYHYIKKHTVFDSEYFKILYSIVKQSGEGFRKPISKIIIRQAGTGPNTGKTVYTPPRGKGVIEEKIDNLIEFINNDEDGIDPLIKMTIAHFQFEAIHPFSDGNGRIGRIFNIHYLTSKGMLDLPILYLSRFILEHKSNYYSRLAGVSQRGEWKEWIIYILKAIQITSIITFNKINDIIDAQETIMETITRDTKIRKPKEIIEAIFIQPFTRVKHLTSSKIYSENTARKYLNQMTTLGILERKTISGHHYYLNKELYRILAE